Proteins encoded by one window of Streptacidiphilus sp. PB12-B1b:
- a CDS encoding ABC transporter family substrate-binding protein, which produces MSRRFVKMATATALSAGLVLSASACSSSGGSKAKSQPTSAPVATLNEINPQAVSSLKQGGTLNWPEDQWSTQWNNLNASSQNEESIQQTMASMMPSLFISTADNKLTPNPDYLTSVTNQLVNGKQVTTYNINPKAHWSDGTPITWKDFQVNWQVQNGTNPKYSTIAGGAGYSQISSVVQGTSPTQAVVTYSQPFADWQSLFSLLYPGEEMNTPAKFNTAYQNAIPVTAGPFKLGSLNATTKVVTVVRDSNWWGTKPVLDSINFRTLDDSAMPGAFASGEIDLEDIGPDVSAYKQAVQVKGTSIRVAGGPNLRQLLLNGASPMLSDEQVRQAVFLAINRQAIGEADLSGLPWPIKPLNNHFLVNNAAGYQDNSAGLGAFDPSKASALLKAAGWTKGSGQYLTKGGKTLELRLAIPSGVPTATTEAQAMTAMLGNVGIKVDTQVDSTDDFFNDVSAGSFDMTIFSGIGAIPFFPLTNSQASFQSPVKGNIGQNYSRIGSPSIDQLMVKAGTEIDHTAYISDINAADAQLWQLAVNLPLYQRPELEAANPKLANWGAFGFATTDYTKIGWMK; this is translated from the coding sequence ATGTCCCGTCGTTTCGTCAAGATGGCCACAGCCACAGCGCTGTCGGCCGGTCTCGTCCTGAGCGCCTCCGCCTGCAGCAGCAGCGGCGGCAGCAAGGCCAAGTCCCAGCCGACATCGGCCCCCGTGGCGACGCTCAATGAGATCAACCCGCAGGCGGTCTCGTCTCTGAAGCAGGGCGGGACGCTCAACTGGCCCGAAGACCAGTGGTCGACCCAGTGGAACAACCTGAACGCCTCCTCGCAGAACGAGGAGTCGATCCAGCAGACCATGGCGTCGATGATGCCGAGCCTGTTCATCAGCACCGCGGACAACAAGCTCACGCCCAACCCGGACTACCTGACCAGCGTCACCAACCAGCTGGTGAACGGCAAGCAGGTCACCACTTACAACATCAACCCGAAGGCCCACTGGTCCGACGGCACGCCGATCACCTGGAAGGACTTCCAGGTCAACTGGCAGGTCCAGAACGGCACCAACCCGAAGTACAGCACCATCGCCGGTGGCGCCGGGTACTCGCAGATCTCCTCGGTCGTCCAGGGCACCAGCCCGACCCAGGCCGTGGTGACCTACTCGCAGCCCTTCGCCGACTGGCAGAGCCTGTTCTCGCTGCTGTACCCGGGCGAGGAGATGAACACCCCGGCCAAGTTCAACACCGCCTACCAGAACGCGATCCCGGTCACCGCCGGCCCGTTCAAGCTCGGCTCGCTGAACGCCACCACCAAGGTCGTCACGGTCGTCCGCGACTCCAACTGGTGGGGCACCAAGCCGGTGCTGGACAGCATCAACTTCCGTACCCTGGACGACAGCGCCATGCCCGGCGCCTTCGCCTCGGGCGAGATCGACCTCGAGGACATCGGCCCGGACGTCTCCGCCTACAAGCAGGCCGTCCAGGTCAAGGGCACCTCCATCCGCGTCGCCGGTGGCCCCAACCTGCGCCAGCTGCTGCTCAACGGCGCCAGCCCGATGCTCTCCGACGAGCAGGTCCGCCAGGCGGTCTTCCTCGCCATCAACCGGCAGGCCATCGGTGAGGCCGACCTGAGCGGCCTGCCCTGGCCGATCAAGCCGCTGAACAACCACTTCCTGGTCAACAACGCCGCCGGCTACCAGGACAACTCGGCCGGTCTGGGCGCGTTCGACCCGTCCAAGGCGTCGGCGCTGCTCAAGGCCGCGGGCTGGACCAAGGGCTCGGGCCAGTACCTGACCAAGGGCGGCAAGACCCTGGAGCTGCGCCTGGCCATCCCGTCCGGCGTGCCCACGGCCACCACCGAGGCCCAGGCCATGACCGCGATGCTCGGCAACGTCGGCATCAAGGTGGACACCCAGGTCGACTCCACGGACGACTTCTTCAACGACGTCTCCGCCGGCAGCTTCGACATGACCATCTTCAGCGGCATCGGCGCCATCCCGTTCTTCCCGCTGACCAACTCGCAGGCGAGCTTCCAGTCGCCGGTGAAGGGCAACATCGGGCAGAACTACTCCCGCATCGGCAGCCCGTCCATCGACCAGCTGATGGTCAAGGCCGGTACCGAGATCGACCACACCGCCTACATCTCGGACATCAACGCCGCCGACGCCCAGCTGTGGCAGCTGGCCGTCAACCTGCCGCTGTACCAGCGCCCGGAGCTCGAGGCCGCCAACCCCAAGCTGGCCAACTGGGGCGCCTTCGGCTTCGCCACCACCGACTACACCAAGATCGGCTGGATGAAGTGA